ACGCCGATCTGCCGCCCTCCTCCCCGCAGACCTGGGGCGAGCAGACCGATGTCCCGGAGGCCGCGGACTGGTACAACGCGGGCTATATCATCTGCTGCGGGTCCAACCTCCCCATGACCCGCACCCCCGACCCTTACGGTCCCCCCTCATGGGGGCCGAGGGCGAGCTCGCCCTCCGGTGGACGACGTTCCGCGAGGAGTTCTGGGTCACATTCCGCTGCCAGACCTACTGGCTCCTCGCCACGCCCGCCGCCTGGCGCGTCCTCTGGCACCTCCCGCGGACCGGCCGCTTCGAGCCGAACCAAGACCGACCGCGTCGTGCGCGACGCGACCGCCGCCGGCCGCCTCGGCCTTGACACGCCCAGGCCCGTAGGGTAGGGTTTTCGCTGGCCCCACGGGGTGGAGCAGTCCGGTAGCTCGTTCCCCCGCAACCAAAATCAACAAGGGGTCAGGGCGCGCGGCCCTGGCCCCTTGTTGTTTTCACCCAGCGTTGCATCCAAGAACTGGCTCTCCAACGAGCCGGTCGAGAAGTTCTGCGGCGGCTGTGGCACGCCCTTGGCGCCAGCCGCTCAAACACATGAACCGAAATTCGTGTAATGGAAGAGGTATCCAATGATAAGAGATCCACAGCAACTACTCGCACAGGTTATCGGAGCGGTCCTGACCCTCGTAGGGGTGGCCGGCTTCCTCACCGGAGGAATGCTGTTCATCTTCGGCGTCAACGCCCTGCACAACGTCGTGCACCTGTTATCAGGCGTTCTCGGTTTAGCAGCCGGCTTCTACGCAGGCGGCCAGTGGGCGAGGTACTACAACCAGGGGTTTGGTGTCGTCTACCTGCTCGTCACCGCCCTCGGATTTGTAGCACCCGCCCTACGGCAAGCCTGCTGGCGATCAATCCCGCCGACAACTTCCTGCATCTAGCGCTCGGTATCGTGCTGGCCGGCGTCGGATTCGGCGTCCCATCAAGAGCAATGGCGTAAGGAGCAATCCCTGTCGGATGCCATGGTTGCACGCGAGCGGAGCATCTGCCATGTCATCTACGGTGTATCGCGGCGCCATCCAAAGCTTCCTCTGACCCCATCGTCACCCCACTAAACGCCTTACTCGGCGCTCCGTCGATCATGAGCTCGACGTAGATGTGCTAATTGGGTAAGTTGGGTAAAGCCGTTGGTTTAAAAGTACGGGTCGGACTCTTTGGCAATGAGGGAGGCGTCCTTCGGTCGCAGGCGAAACGATTCGAGCGTCCCCACATTCCCGAGAACGGCGTCTCGAATCTCTCGCTCAAGTTGGTCGAGGAACTCCCAGTTGTCGTCGGACGGCGCCATTAAAGCCATGGTGAGTGAGCGTTATTACAAGCTTCCCCTAGCAGACGAAACACGAACCGCGCATCTTACAACTGGAGATATCCGATCAGGCAATGGTACAACCAAGCAACCGCTTCCATTGACTATAGCCAATTTGGGGCAGATCCTGTAGATGCTGTCTTAGAGCTTGGTTTAGGCGGTTATTCCATCTGGGAAGTCTGGCGGCGGGGTGACAGGCACCGCGGCGTATTGGATCACCGATGTCGCCCGGACCCTGGTCGCGCTTCTCGCGGAGCTCGAGTCCTTTAATGGCGTTTGATTTGCTACCGTTGATGGGCTATTGGTTCGAGTGGTTTTTCAACTCCCGGCTCAAGGCCCGCGGACCGTCACCGCGTGGTCACACCCATATCAATCCACCACGGCAGAAAACTTTGCTCCCACTGAAAAACGGGGGCAAGGAGGGATGTACTGATGGCTGCTCAGATGCAGATTAATATCAACGGCGGGGTCAGCCCAGACACGGTAAAATTGCCTCCTGCGCAGGATGTGTGGGCCGCCCTAGAGAGGCGACTAAGCTTCCACCCTTCACCGCTAAAAGTAAGGTTCGACCCTTCACCGCTAGACGTCGAGGTAGGAGACCAGATCTTCTGGACCAATAATGACGCTCAACCCCATTGGCCTGGCCTGAAGAAGCCCGATGGATCAATAGACGAGACCTTCTTCATGGAGAATCAGATCGCGGGGGGTGATAGCTCCGCCACTTTTGCACCGGGCGTAGCAGAGACGCTCGTATATGTCTGCTCTCTCCATCGCGAACCGCCCTGCAGCGAAGCAGGGACGATCGTGGTGAACCCAGCGTCATAGCGCCCGTCCGGGCAGGTCGATTCATCAACGACAGACATCGGCACAACGCCGCGAGGGGAGCCTATATGAAAGCGTGTGATGCTGTGAATAAGCAAGACAATGCCCGAGGCAATGATCGGCGAACGGGACGAGCGGCTGTGGGCCTGGTGAGCCGTCGACTTGAAGCCTTTTGGGTCGCGCCGGTGGTTCTCCTCACCGCGATCATTCTCGTATCTCCGGCGCAAGCACAAACGCCAACAACGCCTAACTGTGATATCGGACGCGAGCTCCCTACGATCCCTGAGCTCACGAGTGAAAAGGAGGGGAAGGAGCTGAAAGCGGTCCTCATGTTGAGCGATGAGTTTCGCAGTATGTGGGTTCGTAAGCCTGGGCCGAGTACGACATCTAGGGACGGGCGTTGTCTGCGGCAGCGTCTGAGGTATTTAAATGGCTGGAAAGTAGCAGACTGGAATGCGCCCGATCCACCTCCAACAGCCTCGCCTTACCCTGGAGAGCCCATTCCCGGGCCGACGTTGCGGGCCCGGATC
The nucleotide sequence above comes from Pseudomonadota bacterium. Encoded proteins:
- a CDS encoding DUF4383 domain-containing protein — translated: MIRDPQQLLAQVIGAVLTLVGVAGFLTGGMLFIFGVNALHNVVHLLSGVLGLAAGFYAGGQWARYYNQGFGVVYLLVTALGFVAPALRQACWRSIPPTTSCI